A single genomic interval of Sphaerodactylus townsendi isolate TG3544 linkage group LG08, MPM_Stown_v2.3, whole genome shotgun sequence harbors:
- the LOC125438280 gene encoding transmembrane protein 254-like: MFPRRWARGRDSLADCTGGTAACVAMTANQRPDTWFRATRPVWMAVIAAGMGSSGWVVISPATIPYDYLGPLGTFTHYLVENHKLWLKVGYGIAWLIHISEALYALKLCRDKGITDPLTQFRWAVQTLLFGIASLYYLLSYKPPRKKSQ; the protein is encoded by the exons ATGTTCCCTCGCAGGTGGGCGAGGGGCCGGGACAGTCTCGCCGACTGCACCGGTGGAACAGCTGCCTGCGTGGCTATGACCGCCAACCAGCGCCCCGACACCTGGTTCCGAGCCACCCGGCCCGTGTGGATGGCGGTCATCGCGGCTGGCATGGGATCCTCCGGC TGGGTTGTCATTTCACCGGCAACAATTCCGTATGACTACCTGGGGCCGCTCGGCACCTTCACACATTATTTGGTGGAGAATCACAAACTCTGGCTTAAGGTTGG GTATGGGATTGCCTGGCTGATTCATATCTCAGAAGCACTGTACGCGCTCAAGCTGTGCCG GGACAAAGGCATCACGGATCCTTTGACCCAGTTTCGATGGGCTGTTCAAACGCTTCTTTTTGGAATAGCTTCCCTTTACTACTTGCTGAGTTACAAGCCACCAAGAAAGAAAAGTCAGTGA